tttaaaactcgacccatcccattaaaaacacccaATTAGACCCCTTTTAAGATATTCTTCTGCAAAAAAAGTGAGAAGGGGATATTCTAGAGGGAGAGGGTGATCTTtatcaaatccccactcaattcTTTCCTAaacccttgaagattatcaaATAAAATTTGCTAGGCCTTCACCCCAATAGGTAAGAACTTGAGCACTAACCTTTCGTTTTGAAATTCACActagaataagtaattatcttgggggttcatgggtttaagaatggattttcttgcatgcataaaagataatagggtatggggaggttgtgaactaaaaagatagcaattggggtgtaaaatctctcacaaaagggtccAAAAATCACTATGCACAGTTAGTGCTTGATAATTTacttaaatgagctagaatcttattcatgtctctaattcttggttcaatttgtaaCTTTCATaaaaatagatcgaagttgctatAAAATTCCAGAATTTATTATaaggatttaaggaaagctctattgaggtatgtatggctaaaaccccttcCTCTTAGAAATTAAGCCTCCATGGTGccgtgcaaatgttgtaagtccgaaatttgattgatgtagtacCTGTTATGTCAAAGGaattgatgttgtgaaaatgtatgtggaagGTGCTTCTCCATGTGTTTAATGTGTTAATCTTTGTAAATTGAGGATATGTGGGGAACATGagctatgtgctaaatgcctaaatgtcaagtcaaggttacattgtgattaatatgccgaaCTAGACAAATTCCTCTCTATGTTTATAACctaaattgcttttgtatgtgcctgTGATCTTAAATGGGAAGGTTATTATTGAAAATGAGAATAATGTGAAACGTGAGTTATGGAATgtggtaattgtggccccaagtgccgatgaactaatacatgtgaaaccaaagattgaagtgagatgattaacGGAAAAAGGTAACTTCTTggtgagacggcttagccgatcgggccgtgatcagacTCCATattatacacacatggtggtaatgtattgataattggaacaagaaAGTGAGGATAAaaaaagggtaacgtcttggtaagcgGTGGCATTGTGGATGACGATGCAACAATATAGGATGCCAAACTTAAAATTTCGGAAACTATGTGAACCTTGTATATTGCTGACGTGGTGTTCGTTTGAAGCTTTGTAGTACttatgtttatttttactctTATATGATtgttctttctaataagatggtgtttagttatacataccagtactattccatggtactaatgtcccttttgccggggcgctacattttttaatgaatgtaggtggctctatagcagatagtgccgatcgcgcgtagcagagtatcctcctctcaaagtcttggtgagccccccctttctcctccaagggcttatgttgtacatcttttgttgtagacatctacttttgaggtatagctggggccttgttaccggcattgccataattgtcttttgtattcttagaggctccatagacattTGTGTGGGTTACGTTCGGATGTCGGATGGGACAATGTACGGTGTATTAATTCTAAACTCTAGTTCTTCTAAACTGTAATTGTATGAAATCATAAAAATACTTAACCACGACTTATGGTTCGTGATATGAATATGAATTAACAAAGTTGAATGGACGATTTTGCTATTGTTTAAATAAACGAAAGCATGGTTTTCTTATTCGTATTGAGCTGGGTAGAAAGTGTTAAAAATGCTTGCTCAGTtaggttcactcgattgagcgccggttgcACCTTCTGAGGTTGGtacgtgacaaacttggtatcagagcctaaggttttgaagtgtcctaggatgtctcggagccgtgtctagtagagtccttcttatcggtgtgtagtcaaccacatctataagttgtaggctacttgggcatttaggaataacacccttctttgatattctggatcaTGCGACAAGACTTGTTCCGAAACTATTCCCCCTCTAACTAGTGCATTGctctatctttcagtaaatggcacctaagaagaaagcgagaattggCCAAGAAGCCAATGCCACTTCAGGAGTGGCTGATGAATCATTGCTTGATACTGCGGGTGAGGGTAGTCACCTTGCTATCACCCTACCTGGTTTTCCTATTCCCGAGCAGACTACCCTAGTTCCTACACCTGCGGAGGGTACTACTATCCCTCCCATTGATACTCCTATTCCACCTCCAGCCCCAACTTTCGGTTCTGGTATTTttgatggggatcttaggggagctattcagatgttgACTCTTCTAGGGACTCTCAGGCCTAGAGGACAAATGTTGCACCTAGTTCATCTAGCcagcaaggggattccaccagttCTAGGGTGAATAGATTCCTTCaattagaccctccagtgtttacgggTGCCAATCTAGAAGAAGAccctcaggattttattgatgagatgcacaagaccctctGGGTTATGGATGCAACTGAGACAAAGGGAATAGAGTTGGCCGCCTATCGTCTGAAAGGTGTGGCCTATtcatggtttgagttgtgggaagatTCCCGTGAGGAGGAGAGCTCTCCGGTGAGGtggaacgagtttgctgatgcctttatagatcatttcctTCCAGCTGAGACAAGGGTAGCCCAAGTAGCAGAGTTTGAGAACCTGAGGTAGGGTAGcagaagtgtgtgggagtaccataTGGAGTTTGCCTGTCTGTCCAAGTATGCTATTcacatgttgcccacaatggaggccagggtgtgctggtttgttcagggccttaatcctttgactattaatgaggcttctacagctgcattgaattctgacatgaattatgggaagatggtggCATTTGCTTAGGCCACAAAGAATCGTAAACTAAAGAACAggatggagagagagggtaacagaAAAACCCAATCTACGGGCAACATGGGTgagtcactaggtgggggaagatcaGCTTTCTGGGGAGGGACATTAGGGCCATCCTAGTCTGTTGCACAGTCTTCAGCCAGTGCACGGCCATCAAAGCCTAGCCAGTAACAACAGTGGAGTCGTTTCAGGCCCAGTCAAGGCAATAGAGGATCCCATCAGTGGGGTCGGTCAAGAAGGGGATCCCAACAGTGGCAGAGGTCCCCATACCCCAAGTGTAGGAACATGCACTCAGGGATTTTCTACTTGGAGTTACCCGTATACTATGGATGCGGGATGAGGGGCCACATTTAGAGGCATTGTCATACATCCCGCCAGGGTGCGGGTAGGGGCATAACACAGTCATCCAGTCCAGCAGTTTCTACATCTTCAGCCCCCTCTCCAGCTCGAGGTACCCCAGCACCCGCGGAGTGAggtgcagctaggggtggtgcgTAGAGTTCGAAAGGACCCAACTAGTTCTATGCCATCGTGGTTTCCAGACTACAGAGGCTTCtctagatgttgttacaggtattttaactgtccaatctcatgatgtttATGCACTTATTTACCccggttccaccttgtcctatgttaccccttttgttgatatggaatttgggatagaaccagaACAACTTCATGAACCATTCTCggtatctacaccggtgggtgagcCTATTATGGCTGCACGAGTTTATAGAGGTTGTGTTATCACGGTACGTGGTAGGGATACTATGGCCGATCTCATTGAATTGggtatggtcgattttgatgtaataatgggaatggattggctataTTCATGTTTTGTCAAACTTGATTGTCGTACTAGGACTATGAGTCTTGAGTTTCCTAATGAGcccgttgttgaatggaagggagataatgtagttcctaaaggtcggtttatttcttaccttaaggccacaaagatgatcaagaaggggtgcATTTATCATTTAGTTCGGGTTACAGACACTGATGCCGAGGCACCTAGGCTTGAGTCCGtaccagttgtgaatgaattaCTGGATGTCTTTCTAGATGAGATCCTTGAGATTCCACCAGATAGGGAGATTGAATTTGGGATCGACGTGATGCCAGGAACgcagcctatatcaattccacctaaACAGAATGGCACCGacagaattgaaagagctaaaggaacaactgaaggatttgctagaaaaGGGTTTCATCCGGCAGAGTGCACCACCGTGTGGCGCATCGGtattgtttgtaaggaagaaataTGGATCACtatggatgtgtattgactaccgtcaacttaacaaagtcacaatcaaaaataaatatcctctaccaagaatagatgactttttgatcaattgcaaggtgctacgtgtttctcaaaaattgacttgcggtccgggtatcatcaattgaagacaaggaagcaggatattccaaaaacaacCTTCAGGACTCAGTATAAACACTTTGAatttctggtgatgtcttttgggctcaCAAACACCccgacagctttcatggatcttatgaatcgagtcttcaagccttttctagactcctttgggatagtgttcattgacgatattcttgtgtattcccgaagtcaGGAGGACTATGCTGACCATCTCAGGGCTGTTCTACATACTCTTGAGCAACATCAACTGTAtgcaaagttttcaaaatgtgaattttggcttgaatctgtcgcgttcttgggtcatgtcatcTACGAGGAAGGAtttatggttgatcctcaaaagattgcagcagtaaagaattggcctagacctaccactccaacagaAATTCGCAGATTCTTAGGTTTGGCTGGGTActataggagatttgtggagaGGTTTTCTACTCTTGCTTCTCCATTGATTAAATTGACTCAAAAAGCAGTTAAATTCCAATAGTCCTatgcttgtgaaaggagtttccaagaattgaaatcaagacTGACTACAGCACAAGTATTAGCCCTGCCAGAGGGTATAaagggatttgtggtgtattgcgatgcctcaaggatcgggcttgggtgtgtgttaatgcagcATGGAAAGGTTATAGCCTACGCTTCTAGGCAAGTCAagattcatgaaaagaactatccaacccatgacttagagcttgcggcagtggtgtttgcgctaaggatttggcgacattatttatatggggtCCACGTGGATGTATTTACGAACCACAaaagccttcaatatattttcaaccAGAAGGAATTGAATCTGAGACagagaagatggctagagttactcaaggactatgacattgatattctctatcacccaggaaaggctaatgttgtagcggatgctcttagtcgaaaatctatgggaagtttagctcatttggaggcatatcagaagccattggccagggaggttcaccagttgactagtttgggagttcgccttgcggactctaatgaaggaggatTGATTGTATAGAATAGGGATGAATCATCGCTCATAGCAGAGGTGAAGGAGAAGCAATTCGACGATCCATTattagcacaactgaaagaggggattcataaacacaagaccacaactTTTTCCCTTGGCATGGAGATAGTACCCTATGGTACCaaggccgcctatgtgttccAGATATTGACGATCTTTGGGGAAGGATCATGGTAGAAgatcacacttccaggtattccgtgaACCCAGGgcctacaaaaatgtatcatgatctcagaCCGACGGGCAAGCGGAGCGAACTATTTAGACGCTTGAGAACATGTTGCGTTCTTGCGTTCTCGATTttaagggtagttgggatgatcatttgccactcatagagttATCTTATAACAACAaattccatgctagtatccagatggcgcCATTtgaagcattgtatggtaggagatgtaggtctcccattgggtggttcgaggttggagaagcggaATTGATAGGGTCGGACCTTatgcatcaggccatggagaaagtcaaaatGATTAAGGAGaagttgaaaactgctcagagttgccaaaagtcttatttggacattcgtcgcagagatttagagttcaaatGATAccccccatgaagggtatcatgcagtttggaaagaaaggaaaattgagtccgagaTATATCAGACtgtacagaatcattcagaggattggtcaggtggcgtacaagctcgagctgccacccgagatgtcattggtacatccagtcttccatgtgtctatgttgaagaaggtagtaggAGATCTGTCAACTATTatgccagttgaaactattgaggttaatgaggaACTGTCATATGATGAATTTCTAGTTACCATTCTTGACAGGCAAGTCtagaaattgagaaataaggaaattgcctccgtaAAAGTGTTATGTCGGAACtagcaggttgaggaagccactggggaagctgaggaagaaatgagaaagaagtacccacatttgtttgtatAGCTATGTAATAGCGTTTTACGCATTTGGTctctatgaactcttatcttttgatttgatctatgtaaaactATTCTGTCTTGGTTATATGTTGCCTATACGGcatggttggtgttgtacaagttaGGTTGTGTCTATGAGacatgtatatgctgttaggatatgtttctgggactttctgacaggtggataggcctagttacaaaggaaaaaCTGGCGAATGttttggaaatttagggagttagccaaatttggggctGTGGATATGTTTCATGTTGTCAAAAGCTGAGGTTGCATTAAAAAAATTCTAataagtgaaccttgatcctcattcgaggacgaatgatcgtatgtgggggaggatgtaaggccccgtgaaaatttctactcaaaacacGAAAGCTTGTAGTGCCAAGTTAGGTATATTTGTTAGAGATTTGTAAAACTCTTCGCGGCGAGCTTGCTCACCATGGTTCGGACCCTTTGggttgatctgtgcattaaagaGTTAAGGAATAATGTTTTCCAAAAAAGTGTGTTTCTGCTGTCTATTATGCGATCACAGAATAGTTATGCGGACCGCGTAGTCGCCGCAGAGTCAGACACTTTGATgattaatttgaggtcaactatgcggccaattatttgatcgcataatcaatatgcgggccgcatagtcatcaCATAATCCCCTTGGAACTTTTGTGAGGGGCATAATGTGAACAGGTGTATGGGccgcatttctgtcgcatacCCAGACAGTTTGTTCAGATTTTTGGggccatttttgcggtccattctgcgggccgcatgtcaattatgtgatcgcatataCGATCGCAGATcgtgtcggggctcctattttctaacttttaaaacccgactccatcccattaaaaacaccccattagacccCTTTTAAGATATTCTTCTACAAAAAGAGTGAGAAGGGGATGTTCTAGAGGGAGAGGGTGATCTtcatcaaatccccactcaattcTTTCCTAAACCCTTCAAgaatatcaaataaaatttgCTAGGccttcatcccaagaggtaagaacttgaccCCTAACCTTTGGTTTTGAAATTCACACTGGAATGAGTAATTAgcttgggggttcatgggtataagaatggattttcttgcacgcataaaagataatagggtatgggaaggttgtgaactaaaaagatagcaattgggTGTAAAATGATAGAAATCTCTCACAAAAGTGTCCTAAAATCATTGTGCACACTTAGTACTTGATAATTTacttaaatgagctagaatcttattcatgtctctaattcttggttcaatttgtaaCTTTCAttaaaatagatcgaagttgctaggaaattccaaaatttattataaggatttaggaaagctctattgaggtatgtaatGCTAAAACCCCATGAGCCTCCATGGTGccgtgcaaatgttgtaagtccgaaatttgattgatgtagtacATGTTATGTCAAATGaattgatgttgtgaaaatgtatgtggaaggtgcttctccatgtgtttaatgtgttattctttgtaaattgaggatgtgtggggaacatgagctatgtgctaaatgcctaaatgtTAAGTCAAGGTTACATTGTGATTAATATGACGAACTAgacgaattcctctctatgcttataacctaaattgcttttgtatgtgcctatgatcttaaatggcaaggttattgttgaaaatgggaataatgtgaaatgtgagttatggaatgtggtaattgtggccccaagtgccgatgagctaatacatgtgaaaccaaagattgaagtgagatgattaacGAAAAAGGGTAGCGTCTTGGTGAGACGGCTTAGCCAATCGGGctgtgatcggatgccatgttatacacacatggtgctaatgtattgataattgaaactaGAAAGTGAGGATGAAATAAGGGTATCGTCTTGGtaagcggtggtattgtggatgACGATGCAACAATGTGGGATGCCCCAACTTAAAATTTCAAAAAGTATGTGAAAACTATGTGAACTTGTGTATTGCTAACGTGGTGTTTGTTTGAAGCTTTGtagtccttatgatttctttttacTCTTGTATTGTTGTTTTTTCTAAcaggatggtgtttagttatatatGCTAGTACTATTCTATGGTACTAACGTCGCTTtttccgggggcgctacatttttgaatgaatgtaggtggctacATTTtcctcctctcaaagtcttggtgagcccccaaTTTTTCCtccaaggggttatgttgtacatatTTTGTTGTAGAGTTCTACTTTTGAGGAATAGctgggccttgttgccggcgttgtcataattgtcttttgtattcttagaggcttcgtagacgtttgtgtgggttatgttcAGATGTCGGATGGGACAATGTAATATGTAGTAATTCTAAACTCTAGTTCTTCTAAACTGTAACTGtacgaaataaaaaaaaaacttaaccACGACTTAAGGTTCGTGATATGAAGATGAATTAACAAGGTTGAATGTACGATTTTGCTATAgtttaaataaatgaaagcatggttttcTTATTCGTATTGAGCTGGGTAGAAAGTGTTAAAAatgcttgctcagttgggttcactcaatTGGGCACCAGtcacgcctcccgaggttgggacgtgacggctaagccctgcctttattttgcataaggttaagcactGCCTTCCCTTTGCAAGGGACTAATCCCTGttccgaatcttgcatgaggctaagccttgcctccattttgcataagcctaagcactgccttctctttgtatgagactaagccctgtcttcatctgcataaggctaagcactgccttccctttgcatgggactaagccttgtcccgaatcttgcatatGGCTAAGCCAtacctccattttgcataaggctaagcactgccttctctttgcatgagactaagcccaaTCTCCATCTGCACGAGGCTAAGTCCTGCCTCCATATcggcataaggctaagcactgccttctcatgggactaagcattgtccctccttgcataaatgttgctctattctagcactatctatttgctcctctttcgggctaagctctgccctcaacCTCAAAAGACTAAGACTTGTCTTGTTGATTttagcatcatattattgcatctcatgagCTGAAACACcgccaacttgtccaaaggcatcattgtctaaaggcatcatcctcatagccggaagacaccatgccatggcctgagaatctctcaaatttgcatatcattattcaaagacgTCATGGTacagaggcaccatcctcatggcctgataacatcatttcatggcctgcgaatctcctATCTCACAATTCATAGCCTAGGCcatcatagtctaaggacatcatccgcACCATCCAAAGACAATCTTTTATGATCCAAatggaacttgcatcacgtttaaattctcGTAGTAATCTATGTACTTGCATGCATCGTATTTTGAGTTTACAGGTGATCCCGGAGGTAACCATTCTTCAAATAGGAGCAGCCTTCGCTCCGTTTTCTGCTCGTACCATTTTTCACATTGCCATTCATAACTGATTCTCATCAGTTACCCATTCTACTCCGTGATATCTAGATATCCGCTCTATAATACATCCGATATATTCCGGATTCGCAACCATAACTCTATCCGACCTCACCCTTCACAAAAAGGACCGTTTGATGAAACTAGCTACCATTCCTATAATAACTCAGTCGGCTTCATTCACTGATGGGTCTAGAACTACACACGGCCTAATTTTTATAAACCCAGGGATATATAGGAAGCTCAGAAACCAGGGCTCGGCCCCTATCAAAGCATCCTAATCGGTTAAAAttagccatcatttctttacctgaaaactctttcatccttcccgggtaaagaggggaaactgttgatacccaatttttccctagaaTATTTTTTCAAATACATGTAtgccttcaaaactatgcattagcatcaattgatatttttttttcataatttttgcatttttaaaagattttaattaatttattccagCATTTTTATTTATATTAACAATCACTAATAAaatcacaaatagttttataataattttgtggCATAATTTTAACAtttgcatttgtactaagttttaattatttcaaaaataacCACATTTGTATTTTTGGGATTATAATTGCATATAGCCCATGTATGCATTATTATATTCTTTTAccagaaaatagccttttatattttaaacataataagtaattattttaaaacatttctaggcataaaagtcattttttataattgattaactatttttaaaaagttaTTTTACCAATTAAATGAGTATTTAACAAATGACCCCTTTttattttcggacctagcctaaCTTAAACATCCCAAATTCCTAACCCACtaagaccaggcccaaaccaactaCCCCTAGCTCTTAAATCCTACCCGGCCCCCAAACCCTCTAAATCCTGGTTGTTGATCATTGAGATCAATGACCACCATCacttcttaccatttttaaccaaacgacccccctaaACCCTAGCAATTATTCACAAACGGCCACCCTAGAATCCATAATCCTCTCCGTCTCCTTGAGacctaaacctaaccctagccgccgccacctaaAACTAATCATATTCCCTCCAATTCTCACTCGCCCCTTGGATTTCCATGGCCGTTTGAGGCTCCTTCCGATCTTTAAAGTATCCTGGTTGCTCGTTCTTATGATTTCCTAGAAAGATCTTGAAGAGATCTAATAGATTTGGTGCAAGACTCACTGAGAGTCCGTCTATGGTTGTGATGTTACTATTTCGATGCTTTTACGGTTCAAGTCTCTTATTTGAGACTGAATTCTCTTTACCCTTTCATTCTTTCTTCAAAACCCTCATTTGAAACACGAATCCATCTAGATCTTTGTAGATTTGGAAAGTTTCTGAGTTCGTCGTCGATTTTTCTTTAAAGAATTTCTTGTTTCTTCACTATTAGTCGATTTCTAGCACCATGTTATCTTAGGTTTGATTTCTTTATTATCTGATGTTAGATCTTCTACATATTTGAAGTGTTTTCAATTTCCCATGGTTGTTCTTTAAGGTTCTTTTACTTTTCTACTGTTAACTGATTTTTAGCACTACGCTACTTTAGGTTTTTGATTTCTTTGATTTCTGTTGTTCGAAGTTCTATATGTTTGAAGTTCTTTCTGTTTCCATGGATATTTCTTTAAAGTTCTCCTAATCTTCCTACTACTAATAACCCTAAGTATCTTTCTAATTATCTGTGGGTTCCACTTCTGTTTTTGCAAAAGGTTTTCTGAAGTTTTTATGTTTCGTTTGATCTTTCTTACATGGTTATGTTTCTGGTCGAATTGTTTGACTATTCAGTATTTAATTTCAACTTCTTGTCCGTTATTGTTTGAATAATTGAATGATTAGACTAATTATCTAGGGTTTCATTTGTTTACTAAACTAATTTACTGATCTCTGATTGTCCTCCTTAATCCTGAGTTTCTTGATTGACATCTCTTGTCTATCTATGGGTTGATTGACCCTTTGATTGGTCTTTGATTACCCGTGTTACCGTATTTGTGAAACTGATTACTTGCTTTAAGGGTTCTAACCATAATTGAATGTTAAACctacttcttgccttatttgaaattcAATTAGAGTTATTTATGGTATAATTCCCTAATTTCCTATCCCCAATCAAGCTTGATTGATTATTTGATTACTTCCTTACCTTATTTTTGCAATGTCAATTTGCCTTGCCTTATTTACCTACACTATTCGACTCCTATATATATATGCACTCTCATTCTACCTTAGAGACGGGCGATAGTTCACACACACAAAACAttcctctcatctctctctctgctacttgtgatcaCTGCTTCCTTAACTTGTATGCATCTACTATTATCATTCAATTAATTTGTGTGTTTATCAGCATGTTTACTTCTGTTAAATTTGTATGTTCATCAACATGTTTACTTTTATTTAAATCCATGTGTTTACCGGCATGCTTACCCCTGTTTAATCTATGTATTTGCTAGCATGACTGTTTTTTGTCCAATCCATGTGGCTACTTCTATCCAAACTATATATTCAATAGCATGTATGACTATATGTTTCCTAACATGTCTATTAATGTTCAATCTATGTGTTTATGTCCACTCCCGACCAATACATGTGTTTACCACAATAGAATGTGGACTCATATTTTCTAATTAGAACTATGTGTTCTGCTTTCAGCAAGTTTGCATGTTTACTTATGTCTAAAATTAGATCTATGTCTTGTCCACTCCCTTACTAAGCATGACCCCCTATCTGGATACTTTGATCCCCCAATCCCTATTACCCCTTACATATGACTGCTTGATTTTCAGCATGCTTTTCTTCTGTGTTTGGTCACTTAGTAACAACCAATAAGCTTAAGTAACACTATTTCTGAATGCTGCTTGTTTGACTAGAACGTTTGCTTAGGTTACAGGAACTGAATGATTCTGTTTAGTTTTGATTCCCTAAAAGTCTGAAACTACTTTTTTTTCTCAAAACTATTCTTGCAAATCACTATCATTTCAATTCCTAGAATACTTAGGttcctgcccctccagtgtgagcattACTTTGGAGTCCATGAGACTCATCTGAACTTTGAAAACACTAGGGCTGACTATTCCACACTGCACGAGTTGTTTATCATTTAAGGAGGCCttggtgtaagcactgccctgggtcctgtaggcccttgggaactttgcaCACTAACATACCCTCCTTGGCACTATGAGATGTGGCAATTGAGACTGTTTGAAGGCCTGGTTCCCcaggtttttctttgggcctaTCCAGGCTCGCTATAGTATACTGTTATCATCCTTGTAA
This genomic stretch from Nicotiana sylvestris chromosome 9, ASM39365v2, whole genome shotgun sequence harbors:
- the LOC138877367 gene encoding uncharacterized mitochondrial protein AtMg00860-like, whose amino-acid sequence is MDLMNRVFKPFLDSFGIVFIDDILVYSRSQEDYADHLRAVLHTLEQHQLYAKFSKCEFWLESVAFLGHVIYEEGFMVDPQKIAAVKNWPRPTTPTEIRRFLGLAGYYRRFVERFSTLASPLIKLTQKAVKFQ